In Sphingopyxis sp. 113P3, one DNA window encodes the following:
- the purQ gene encoding phosphoribosylformylglycinamidine synthase subunit PurQ, with translation MKTAVIVFPGSNCDRDMAVALERVTGRAPAMVWHRETALPDGTDFIALPGGFSYGDYLRSGAMAARSPILRSVADAAARGVPVLGVCNGFQVLTEAGLLPGALMRNAGLNFVCRTVPLTVENSQSLFTAGYSAGEAIDIPVAHHDGNYFADAATLDRIEGEGRVAFRYAAPVNGSARDIAGVLNDEGNVLGMMPHPERAIDAAHGGTDGLRLFEAALGALV, from the coding sequence ATGAAGACCGCCGTCATCGTCTTTCCCGGTTCCAACTGCGACCGCGACATGGCGGTCGCACTCGAGCGTGTCACCGGTCGCGCGCCGGCCATGGTCTGGCACCGCGAAACCGCGCTTCCGGACGGCACCGACTTCATCGCTCTGCCGGGGGGCTTCTCCTACGGCGATTATCTTCGCTCGGGGGCAATGGCCGCTCGCTCGCCGATCCTGCGGAGCGTTGCCGACGCCGCAGCGCGGGGCGTGCCGGTGCTCGGGGTTTGCAACGGCTTCCAGGTGCTGACCGAGGCGGGGCTGCTTCCCGGTGCATTGATGCGCAACGCGGGGCTCAATTTTGTGTGCCGCACTGTGCCGCTCACTGTCGAGAACAGCCAGTCGCTGTTTACCGCCGGCTACAGCGCGGGCGAGGCGATCGACATTCCGGTTGCGCACCATGATGGCAATTATTTCGCCGACGCCGCGACGCTCGACCGGATCGAGGGCGAGGGGCGCGTGGCGTTTCGCTATGCCGCTCCGGTCAATGGCTCGGCGCGTGACATTGCGGGCGTTCTGAACGATGAAGGCAATGTTCTTGGCATGATGCCGCACCCCGAGCGCGCGATCGATGCCGCGCACGGCGGTACCGACGGGCTACGCCTGTTCGAGGCTGCGCTCGGCGCTCTCGTCTGA
- a CDS encoding (2Fe-2S)-binding protein: protein MVVCVCNAIRESDLRDVAKNGQLRSAKAAYAQLGRKPKCGQCLSFARNIISDVAATA, encoded by the coding sequence ATGGTCGTCTGTGTCTGCAACGCAATAAGAGAAAGCGATTTGCGCGACGTCGCGAAGAACGGCCAATTGCGGAGCGCCAAGGCCGCCTATGCGCAACTGGGTCGCAAACCCAAATGCGGCCAATGCCTGTCATTCGCTCGCAATATCATCAGCGACGTTGCCGCGACGGCCTGA
- the purS gene encoding phosphoribosylformylglycinamidine synthase subunit PurS encodes MKVQVYVTLKPGVLDPQGKAIHHALEGLGFSGVSDVRAGRFIELEVADGVSDADLDAMCAKLLANTVIENYRIERA; translated from the coding sequence ATGAAAGTCCAGGTCTACGTGACGCTCAAACCGGGGGTTCTCGACCCGCAGGGCAAGGCGATCCATCATGCGCTGGAGGGATTGGGCTTCAGCGGCGTCAGCGACGTGCGCGCCGGCCGCTTCATCGAACTCGAGGTCGCCGACGGGGTCAGCGATGCCGATCTCGACGCCATGTGCGCGAAGCTGCTGGCCAATACCGTGATCGAGAATTACCGGATCGAGCGGGCCTGA
- a CDS encoding DUF1801 domain-containing protein, translated as MPGWKHAAGKRLDALIDKTVPDVKKAVRWNSPFYGVEGKGWFVSFHCFTRYIKVTFFKGAKLRPPPPVGSKDPDARYFHIHEDEEIDEAQVKSWLKQAAAIPGWIPGK; from the coding sequence ATGCCCGGCTGGAAGCACGCGGCCGGAAAAAGGCTCGACGCGCTGATCGACAAGACCGTACCGGACGTGAAAAAAGCGGTGCGGTGGAACTCGCCCTTCTACGGCGTGGAAGGGAAGGGCTGGTTTGTGAGCTTCCATTGCTTCACGCGCTATATCAAGGTCACCTTCTTCAAGGGCGCAAAGCTCCGTCCGCCACCGCCCGTCGGGTCGAAGGACCCCGATGCACGCTATTTCCATATCCACGAGGATGAAGAAATCGACGAGGCGCAGGTGAAAAGCTGGCTGAAGCAGGCGGCGGCGATTCCTGGCTGGATCCCCGGAAAATAA
- a CDS encoding OmpA family protein: MLSAALLAGCKQNPEGASSEYKVSSVEAGSQVAPYDEAQDAGKTTGFDIESIPVSDAPLGDFPYFSLPDGYTSERRDSFTKDFARFPFWVKGAPVWVEGKFFGATFVPVEGKEMSEFEVKKNFESMITQLGGVKLSEERIPYDTVKSWGEEITMGFLAGLGDVYNVPATTFVLRRDGGNVWVHLVTNSAQGWYIVGQEKAFEQSASLLPASSLKDAIDKHGKAVVHVNFATNASAILPASQPQVDAIAALLKQEGSLKLAINGHTDNSGSIERNRKLSEERAAAVRAALITSGIDAKNDTADGKAKNRRVELVKL, from the coding sequence ATGCTGTCAGCGGCTCTATTGGCGGGCTGCAAGCAGAATCCAGAAGGCGCGTCATCGGAATACAAAGTCTCCTCTGTCGAAGCGGGTTCTCAGGTTGCTCCCTATGACGAGGCTCAGGACGCGGGCAAAACGACCGGCTTCGACATCGAAAGCATTCCAGTGTCTGACGCACCGCTTGGCGACTTCCCCTATTTCAGCTTGCCGGATGGCTATACGAGCGAACGACGCGACTCGTTCACCAAGGATTTTGCGCGCTTTCCCTTTTGGGTGAAAGGCGCTCCGGTCTGGGTGGAAGGGAAGTTCTTCGGAGCTACCTTTGTCCCCGTCGAAGGCAAGGAGATGTCGGAGTTCGAAGTGAAGAAGAACTTCGAGAGCATGATCACCCAGCTCGGCGGGGTCAAGCTGTCCGAAGAAAGGATCCCCTATGACACCGTCAAGAGCTGGGGCGAGGAAATCACTATGGGATTTCTGGCCGGCTTGGGGGACGTCTACAATGTCCCGGCCACGACCTTCGTCCTCCGTCGCGATGGCGGAAACGTCTGGGTTCACCTTGTCACCAACAGCGCCCAGGGTTGGTACATTGTGGGCCAGGAAAAAGCGTTCGAGCAGAGCGCATCGCTGTTGCCCGCATCTTCTCTGAAGGATGCGATCGACAAGCATGGCAAGGCCGTGGTGCATGTCAATTTTGCGACGAACGCCAGCGCGATTCTTCCCGCTTCCCAGCCTCAAGTCGATGCAATCGCTGCGCTACTCAAACAGGAAGGCAGCCTGAAGCTGGCGATCAACGGCCATACGGATAATTCGGGCTCGATCGAGCGCAACCGCAAGCTTTCGGAAGAGAGAGCAGCGGCGGTGAGAGCCGCGCTCATTACGTCCGGAATCGACGCCAAGAACGACACAGCTGATGGCAAGGCGAAGAACCGGCGGGTGGAGCTTGTGAAACTATGA
- a CDS encoding DUF1801 domain-containing protein yields MSEIEDAVRLIDEKIAALDGWRGDMLARMRELIKEAVPEVIETVKWRKPSNPQGVPVWEHHGILCTGETYRDKVKLTFARGASLDDPHGLFNASLDGGTRRAIDLREGDRIDEAAFKALVHAAAAANAAAAQRR; encoded by the coding sequence ATGAGCGAAATCGAGGATGCAGTTCGGCTTATCGACGAAAAGATCGCCGCGCTGGATGGCTGGCGTGGCGACATGCTTGCCAGGATGCGGGAGCTGATCAAAGAGGCCGTGCCCGAGGTGATCGAGACCGTCAAATGGCGCAAGCCGTCGAACCCCCAGGGCGTCCCCGTATGGGAGCATCACGGCATTTTGTGCACCGGCGAAACATACAGGGACAAGGTCAAGCTGACCTTCGCGCGCGGAGCGTCGCTCGATGATCCCCACGGGCTGTTCAACGCAAGCCTCGATGGCGGCACGCGCCGGGCGATTGATCTGCGGGAAGGCGACCGGATCGACGAAGCGGCGTTCAAGGCGCTGGTGCACGCGGCAGCGGCGGCGAACGCCGCCGCTGCGCAGCGGAGATAG
- a CDS encoding protein kinase domain-containing protein, whose protein sequence is MHGHTSSSRRRRRLWQFAGAEFDEASWALRVEGQAVALEGKPLEVLHELLLRAGEVVTKDELLDAVWPGVAVVEGSLPTAISKLRKALGERQDNIIETVPRVGYRLTCSVRIKSIESPLAPRFTFAAGDAVPGRKQWRLAAPLGDTGAEDVWLASHDKTGERRVFKFADAPDKLRALKREAALARVVFAGLGKGAPLPALLEWNFDASPYFLEYAYGGRDLIAWANDAGGFAAIALEERLTIAARIARAVADVHGLGVLHKDLKPANILIGDYEDDRAVKLADFGSGRLLDDTALDSFQITNPGSLDADLGKDEPRSGTLAYRAPELTGDAMPTVKSDIYALGLILYQLAVGDFGKALAPGWEDNIADPLLRDDIRQAAEGDPLRRLASASELAERIERLDQRRQDAAEEARRAAFLAEQQRLEERRAVRRPWVRAAMASLAVGLLATSTLAGVALYQRNEAVKAGQLSQASYRFLAEDVLASVDPARAGAAEETLVQAITRSGGTIAQRFRDRPEVAAYLYATLARAFDLRSDFANAFRYYAAADASYRQAGLGDSAEAVNARLQHAGALALSTQAGSLDRARALVSAAQQTIAARGIDAPETSVWLNSALGMIALAGEDVPASQGHYARAYQAARRLPDTFSERQIVNFGQRHAFSLLRLGEGPEAERAFRPLVNRMTRLAGADHPDTLLLRLNLAQSLLVQQRYGEVITALDALLPVMEQRLGRDHRHTLLLLSARQQALGSAGRYSDAAADGERVWRAASQKDGPSSFAAVAGRADTGISQCRAGQLAAGSANISAALAALRQDMAGRGAMEDAVEAALADCFIQMRRFDDAESLLRGVDREKVAQLIGDQNFSALVDLALAEIALGRGNRNRARTLFDAANGPLKTTQDLFVKNRVVALQRSLH, encoded by the coding sequence ATGCACGGGCACACTTCATCTTCGCGGCGGCGCAGGCGATTGTGGCAATTCGCGGGTGCCGAGTTCGACGAGGCGAGCTGGGCGCTGCGCGTCGAGGGGCAGGCGGTGGCGCTCGAAGGCAAGCCGCTTGAAGTGCTGCACGAACTGCTGTTGCGTGCGGGCGAGGTCGTCACCAAGGACGAACTGCTCGATGCGGTCTGGCCGGGCGTGGCCGTGGTCGAAGGTTCGCTGCCCACGGCCATTTCCAAGCTGCGCAAGGCGCTGGGCGAACGGCAGGACAATATCATCGAGACCGTGCCGCGCGTGGGCTACCGCCTGACCTGCTCGGTCAGGATCAAAAGCATCGAATCGCCGCTCGCGCCCCGCTTTACCTTCGCGGCGGGCGACGCCGTGCCGGGACGCAAGCAATGGCGGCTTGCGGCACCGCTTGGCGATACGGGTGCCGAGGATGTCTGGCTCGCCAGCCACGACAAGACGGGCGAACGCCGCGTGTTCAAGTTCGCCGATGCGCCCGACAAGCTGCGCGCGCTCAAGCGCGAAGCCGCGCTCGCGCGCGTCGTCTTCGCGGGACTCGGGAAAGGCGCGCCATTGCCCGCGCTGCTGGAATGGAATTTCGACGCCTCACCTTATTTCCTCGAATATGCCTATGGCGGGCGTGACCTGATCGCATGGGCGAATGATGCGGGCGGGTTTGCGGCAATTGCGCTCGAAGAGCGGCTGACTATCGCCGCGCGGATCGCGCGGGCGGTCGCGGATGTTCACGGGCTTGGCGTGCTGCACAAGGATTTGAAGCCCGCCAATATCCTGATCGGTGACTACGAGGATGACCGCGCTGTCAAGCTGGCGGATTTCGGCAGCGGGCGGCTGCTCGATGACACGGCGCTCGACAGCTTCCAGATCACCAATCCCGGCTCGCTCGATGCCGACCTTGGCAAAGACGAGCCGCGTTCGGGCACGCTCGCCTATCGCGCGCCCGAACTGACCGGCGACGCGATGCCGACGGTCAAGAGCGATATCTATGCGCTCGGGCTCATTCTCTACCAGTTGGCGGTGGGGGATTTCGGCAAGGCGCTTGCGCCCGGCTGGGAAGACAATATCGCCGACCCGCTGTTGCGCGACGACATCCGGCAAGCCGCCGAGGGCGATCCGCTGCGCAGGCTGGCAAGCGCAAGCGAACTGGCCGAACGTATCGAACGGCTTGACCAGCGGCGGCAGGACGCCGCCGAGGAAGCCAGGCGCGCTGCCTTCCTCGCCGAACAACAGCGGCTCGAAGAACGCCGCGCCGTGCGCCGCCCGTGGGTGCGCGCCGCTATGGCGAGCCTCGCGGTCGGGTTGCTCGCGACCTCGACTCTTGCGGGCGTGGCGCTCTATCAGCGCAACGAGGCGGTAAAGGCGGGGCAGCTTTCGCAAGCGAGCTACCGCTTTCTTGCCGAAGATGTGCTGGCGAGTGTCGATCCGGCGCGCGCCGGCGCCGCCGAAGAAACGCTGGTGCAGGCGATCACCCGCTCGGGCGGGACGATTGCGCAGCGGTTCCGCGACCGGCCCGAAGTCGCGGCCTATCTCTATGCAACGCTGGCGCGGGCATTCGACCTTCGGTCGGATTTCGCCAACGCCTTCCGCTACTATGCCGCCGCCGACGCCAGCTATCGGCAGGCTGGGCTTGGCGACAGCGCAGAGGCCGTCAACGCGCGGCTGCAACACGCAGGCGCGCTCGCGCTTTCAACCCAAGCGGGCAGCCTTGATCGCGCGCGCGCCCTCGTCTCGGCGGCGCAACAGACCATCGCAGCGCGAGGCATAGATGCGCCTGAAACGTCGGTCTGGCTCAATTCCGCGCTCGGAATGATCGCGCTGGCGGGAGAGGATGTGCCCGCCTCGCAGGGGCATTACGCGCGCGCCTATCAGGCGGCGCGGCGACTCCCCGACACATTCTCCGAGCGCCAGATCGTGAATTTCGGGCAACGCCATGCCTTCAGCCTGCTGCGGCTTGGCGAGGGACCGGAAGCCGAACGCGCGTTCCGTCCGCTGGTGAACAGGATGACCCGCCTTGCCGGGGCCGATCATCCCGACACGCTGTTGCTGCGTTTGAACCTCGCGCAATCCTTGCTCGTGCAGCAACGCTATGGCGAGGTCATCACCGCGCTCGATGCCCTGCTTCCGGTGATGGAACAGCGGCTCGGACGCGATCATCGCCATACGCTCCTGTTGCTGTCGGCCCGTCAGCAGGCGCTCGGCTCGGCAGGCCGCTATTCCGATGCGGCGGCGGATGGCGAGCGCGTCTGGCGCGCCGCCTCACAAAAGGACGGTCCATCATCCTTCGCGGCGGTCGCGGGCCGCGCTGATACAGGCATATCGCAATGCCGCGCGGGACAGCTTGCGGCAGGCTCCGCCAATATCAGCGCGGCGCTGGCCGCGCTGCGGCAGGATATGGCGGGTCGTGGCGCGATGGAAGATGCGGTTGAGGCGGCCCTCGCGGACTGTTTCATCCAGATGCGGCGCTTCGATGACGCGGAATCTCTGCTGCGCGGCGTTGACCGCGAGAAGGTCGCGCAACTGATCGGCGACCAGAACTTTAGCGCCCTGGTCGATCTCGCGCTAGCAGAAATCGCGCTCGGACGAGGAAACCGGAACCGTGCACGAACGCTGTTTGATGCTGCCAACGGGCCATTGAAAACTACCCAAGACCTGTTCGTGAAGAATCGAGTGGTCGCCCTGCAAAGGTCTCTGCATTAG
- a CDS encoding queuosine precursor transporter, with product MRDPEPTQSSPAPVSAGQIRHFRYYDLVMAAFVAILLLSNIIGASKLSTVGSVTFGAGILFFPLSYVIGDVLTEVYGYARARRVIWTGFAAMIFMAVMSWVVVAMPADRDWGCAGADLLLLKTAGEGTGPICQATYESVFGSTWRIVVASITAFWAGEFVNSYVLARMKLWTRGKHLWSRTIGSTIFGQAFDSLLFYPIAFLGIWPTHLVVTVMITNWLMKVGWEVVLTPVTYAVVGLLKRREGVDVYDEGTDFNPFGAKV from the coding sequence ATGAGAGACCCCGAGCCGACCCAGTCCTCCCCAGCCCCCGTCAGCGCAGGGCAGATACGTCATTTTCGCTATTACGATCTCGTGATGGCGGCTTTCGTCGCCATCCTTCTGCTTAGCAACATCATCGGGGCGTCGAAGCTGTCGACTGTGGGCAGCGTTACCTTTGGCGCGGGAATCCTGTTTTTTCCACTGAGCTACGTGATCGGCGACGTGCTGACCGAGGTCTATGGCTATGCGCGGGCACGGCGGGTGATCTGGACCGGCTTTGCCGCGATGATCTTCATGGCTGTCATGAGCTGGGTCGTCGTTGCGATGCCCGCCGACCGCGACTGGGGCTGCGCAGGCGCGGACCTTCTTTTGCTGAAGACGGCCGGCGAGGGAACAGGACCCATCTGCCAGGCGACCTATGAAAGCGTGTTCGGCAGCACCTGGCGCATCGTCGTTGCGTCGATCACGGCCTTCTGGGCGGGCGAGTTCGTCAACAGTTACGTTTTGGCGCGCATGAAGCTTTGGACCCGAGGCAAGCACCTCTGGTCGCGAACGATCGGATCGACCATCTTCGGTCAGGCGTTCGACAGCCTCCTCTTCTACCCCATCGCCTTCCTGGGCATCTGGCCGACGCATCTTGTCGTGACCGTGATGATCACCAACTGGCTGATGAAAGTGGGATGGGAAGTGGTTCTCACGCCCGTCACCTATGCCGTGGTGGGCTTGCTCAAGCGGCGCGAAGGCGTCGACGTGTACGACGAGGGAACCGACTTCAATCCCTTTGGCGCCAAGGTTTGA
- the bfr gene encoding bacterioferritin, which translates to MKGDEKVIDFLNQALKNELTAINQYWLHYRMLDNWGIKRLAEFERHESIDEMKHADQLADRILFLGGLPNFQMLGRLRVGETVEEILKADLALEEEAIPLLKDAIAHAESVRDYVSRELFAHILESEEEHVDELEKQFDMIERMGIENYIQLQSKPASDD; encoded by the coding sequence ATGAAGGGCGACGAAAAGGTCATCGATTTCCTCAACCAAGCGCTGAAGAATGAACTGACCGCGATCAACCAATATTGGCTTCATTACCGGATGCTCGACAATTGGGGCATCAAACGGTTGGCCGAGTTCGAGCGACACGAGTCGATCGACGAGATGAAGCACGCCGACCAGCTTGCCGACCGCATCCTGTTTCTTGGCGGACTGCCCAATTTCCAGATGCTCGGCCGGCTGCGCGTCGGCGAGACGGTCGAGGAGATTCTGAAAGCGGACCTGGCGCTTGAGGAAGAGGCCATTCCCCTGCTCAAGGACGCAATTGCCCATGCGGAAAGCGTTCGCGATTATGTCAGCCGCGAGCTCTTCGCCCACATCCTCGAAAGCGAGGAGGAGCATGTCGACGAACTGGAAAAACAGTTCGACATGATCGAGCGCATGGGCATCGAAAACTATATCCAGCTCCAGTCGAAGCCCGCCAGCGACGATTGA
- a CDS encoding class I SAM-dependent methyltransferase, with product MVEFQNPDHWDTAAQHYEKTAHPFTARYAEAALARVALTSNSRALDVAAGTGALALLAARTGAHVLATDFSPGMVARIAARNRPNVEARVMDGQALALEDASFDVVFSIFGVIMFPDWRKGLAEMARVTRPGGHGVIATWRERGAATFLLLEQVRRKLFPGREGMVMPEAVKALSEPRDFARELVAAGYRDPRIEPVTHDYMLDLAALAEPDTLFGMSPDWTSLDATEKDAVIAEVRQMAGKRKFLPIPSTALIAVAQR from the coding sequence ATGGTCGAATTCCAAAATCCCGATCACTGGGATACCGCCGCACAGCATTACGAGAAGACCGCTCATCCCTTTACCGCGCGTTACGCTGAGGCCGCGCTCGCCCGTGTGGCACTGACTTCCAATAGCCGAGCCCTCGACGTCGCGGCGGGCACCGGCGCGCTGGCTTTGCTGGCGGCGCGGACGGGCGCACACGTTCTGGCGACGGATTTTTCCCCTGGCATGGTCGCGCGCATCGCGGCGAGAAATCGGCCCAATGTCGAGGCACGCGTAATGGATGGGCAGGCGCTTGCGTTGGAGGATGCCAGCTTTGATGTGGTGTTCTCAATATTCGGGGTCATCATGTTCCCCGATTGGCGCAAGGGTTTGGCCGAGATGGCAAGGGTGACGCGCCCGGGTGGGCACGGGGTGATCGCAACGTGGCGTGAGCGGGGAGCGGCAACCTTCCTGCTACTTGAACAGGTCCGCCGCAAGCTGTTCCCCGGTCGGGAGGGTATGGTGATGCCTGAGGCCGTGAAAGCGCTCAGCGAGCCACGGGATTTCGCACGCGAACTGGTTGCCGCCGGCTATCGCGATCCTCGGATCGAGCCGGTCACCCATGACTATATGCTGGATCTTGCAGCCCTCGCCGAACCGGATACGCTCTTCGGCATGTCTCCCGACTGGACGAGCCTCGATGCGACTGAAAAGGATGCGGTGATCGCCGAAGTGCGACAAATGGCGGGAAAGCGAAAATTCCTCCCCATCCCTTCCACCGCGCTGATTGCCGTCGCTCAGCGATAG
- a CDS encoding IS5 family transposase (programmed frameshift), with amino-acid sequence MRRRFELTDFEWSVIEPLLPNKPRGVPRVDDRRVINGILWRFRTGSPWADIPERYGPHTTCYNRFVRWRKAGVWDRLLTAVSHAFDGELVMIDSSSIRVHQHGATFKKGDPNRCMGRSRGGLTTKIHALVDGRGLPIQLHLSEGQASDCKQADPLLGAVPEGSTFLADKAYDSDAIRARITAQGGFANIPAKRNRRQGFVFSTFLYRYRNLIERFFGKLKHARGLATRYDKRADNFLAAIKLFSARLWINAYESTA; translated from the exons ATGCGTCGCCGTTTTGAGCTGACAGATTTCGAATGGTCTGTGATCGAGCCGCTGCTTCCGAACAAGCCGCGGGGCGTGCCACGTGTGGATGATCGCCGGGTGATCAACGGGATATTGTGGCGGTTCCGCACAGGCAGCCCCTGGGCGGATATTCCGGAACGCTATGGTCCACACACCACCTGCTACAATCGCTTCGTGCGCTGGCGCAAAGCCGGTGTGTGGGATCGGCTGCTGACGGCAGTTTCCCATGCCTTCGACGGCGAGTTGGTGATGATCGACAGTTCCTCCATCCGGGTCCACCAGCACGGTGCGACCT TTAAAAAGGGGGACCCAAATCGCTGCATGGGACGTTCCCGCGGCGGTTTGACGACCAAGATCCACGCACTGGTTGATGGACGAGGCCTGCCGATCCAGCTGCACTTGTCCGAAGGACAGGCGAGCGATTGCAAACAAGCTGATCCGCTGCTCGGCGCCGTGCCGGAAGGCAGCACCTTCCTCGCCGACAAGGCCTATGACAGCGACGCCATCCGCGCGCGGATCACAGCACAAGGCGGCTTCGCCAACATTCCCGCCAAGCGCAATCGCAGGCAGGGCTTTGTGTTCAGCACCTTCCTCTACCGATATCGCAACCTGATCGAACGCTTCTTCGGAAAACTCAAACACGCCAGAGGCTTGGCCACCCGATACGACAAGCGAGCCGACAACTTCCTCGCCGCCATCAAGCTCTTCTCAGCACGCCTCTGGATCAACGCTTATGAGTCCACGGCCTAG
- a CDS encoding sigma-70 family RNA polymerase sigma factor, whose translation MEREQAAGQTIEQRQRLADFQRERKRLVRLGYRMLGSFSEAEDVVQDAWFRWEKVEAGIDSPEAYLTRIVTRLCLDRLKSARARRETYVGPWLPDPLMDSVDPDEPIADDITVTLMLAMERLSPLERAAFLLHDVFDIALSDIAVTLGREPAAVRQLASRARKHVQAARPRFSVEAAEANRITQAFFVAARDGDTASLASLLAQDVEIHSDGGGKVLAFRNVIRGLDRALRLFAGLRRKNAPTAQLLRTVEIDGLPGYISVDRDLVQTTALDIRDGKITAVYIVRNPDKLRHLTGDMIA comes from the coding sequence ATGGAGCGAGAGCAAGCGGCTGGGCAAACGATCGAACAAAGACAGCGCTTGGCTGATTTCCAGCGTGAGCGTAAGCGCCTCGTCCGCCTGGGCTATCGAATGCTCGGCTCATTCAGCGAGGCCGAAGATGTCGTGCAGGATGCTTGGTTTAGATGGGAAAAAGTCGAGGCAGGCATCGACTCACCGGAGGCCTATCTGACGCGGATCGTTACGCGCCTATGCCTCGACCGCCTCAAATCTGCACGCGCACGACGCGAAACCTATGTCGGCCCGTGGTTGCCCGACCCGCTGATGGACTCGGTCGATCCCGATGAACCGATCGCTGATGATATCACGGTCACACTGATGCTCGCGATGGAGCGCCTGTCGCCGCTGGAGCGGGCTGCTTTCCTTCTCCACGACGTTTTTGACATCGCGTTGAGCGACATTGCCGTGACGCTGGGCCGCGAGCCGGCAGCGGTGCGCCAACTCGCCTCACGCGCCCGCAAGCATGTGCAGGCGGCACGACCACGCTTCAGCGTCGAAGCGGCTGAGGCAAACCGGATTACGCAAGCGTTCTTCGTTGCCGCTCGCGACGGCGACACTGCCTCCCTTGCCTCGCTGCTTGCCCAAGATGTCGAAATTCACTCGGACGGGGGCGGCAAGGTCCTGGCCTTTCGCAACGTCATTCGCGGCCTTGATCGCGCGCTGCGCCTGTTCGCTGGACTGCGGCGGAAGAATGCACCAACCGCTCAACTGCTGCGCACCGTGGAGATCGACGGTCTGCCCGGCTACATCAGCGTCGATCGCGACCTCGTGCAGACGACCGCACTCGATATACGGGACGGCAAGATTACGGCAGTCTACATCGTTCGGAACCCCGACAAATTACGGCACCTGACAGGCGACATGATCGCCTAG
- a CDS encoding Rrf2 family transcriptional regulator has protein sequence MRNDSRLSRMLHVLLHMARHEGPMTSDEIARMLGTNAVVVRRTMAGLRDSGYVRSEKGHGGGWVIQADLETVSLLDVHRAVGGPRLFTIGSEHPNAKCAVERVVNQALESALQEAEAMLVARLKTVSLAELARRFDENCRSTF, from the coding sequence ATGCGCAATGACAGCCGTCTCTCGCGAATGCTCCATGTGCTGCTTCACATGGCGCGACATGAAGGCCCGATGACCTCGGACGAGATCGCGCGCATGCTTGGCACCAATGCCGTTGTCGTGCGCAGAACGATGGCAGGCTTGCGGGATTCGGGCTATGTGCGGTCGGAAAAGGGGCACGGTGGCGGCTGGGTGATCCAGGCCGACCTTGAGACCGTGTCGCTACTTGACGTTCACCGCGCCGTCGGGGGTCCGCGTCTCTTCACGATCGGGAGCGAACATCCGAACGCCAAATGCGCGGTGGAACGGGTTGTCAACCAGGCCTTGGAAAGCGCACTCCAAGAGGCAGAGGCGATGTTGGTCGCGCGGCTGAAGACGGTCAGCCTCGCCGAGCTGGCGCGGCGCTTCGATGAGAATTGCCGCTCAACCTTTTGA
- a CDS encoding carboxymuconolactone decarboxylase family protein: MNEIKRLVWHEVAPKGAQALFGVHHYIITGTNLPEEMIHLVFLRVSQINGCAHCIDLHTRDLLKTMPLDKVVLLPVWAEVPHLFGPQYCAALAWAEEVTRVGETHASDDAYTAAATAFEPRDLVDLTIAIAAMNAFNRLGAPFRLPVKAKP, from the coding sequence ATGAATGAGATCAAGCGACTGGTTTGGCATGAAGTGGCGCCGAAGGGTGCGCAGGCCCTTTTCGGCGTGCATCATTACATCATCACCGGCACCAATCTGCCGGAAGAGATGATCCACCTCGTGTTCCTGCGGGTGTCACAGATCAACGGGTGTGCTCATTGCATCGACCTGCATACCCGCGACCTGCTCAAGACGATGCCGCTCGACAAGGTCGTACTTCTACCGGTCTGGGCCGAAGTGCCCCATTTGTTCGGACCGCAATATTGCGCTGCTCTTGCCTGGGCAGAAGAGGTGACACGGGTCGGTGAAACCCATGCTTCGGACGATGCCTATACCGCCGCAGCGACCGCGTTCGAGCCGCGCGATCTGGTCGATCTGACGATCGCGATTGCGGCGATGAATGCCTTCAATCGGCTCGGTGCGCCATTCCGCTTGCCAGTGAAAGCCAAGCCCTGA